A stretch of Malus sylvestris chromosome 11, drMalSylv7.2, whole genome shotgun sequence DNA encodes these proteins:
- the LOC126590551 gene encoding serine acetyltransferase 1, chloroplastic-like yields the protein MKVPVFNRALYKASPALSTPKLLLLSPHFYIHSNLQNPSTPMAACIDTQTNQLSRDPNRSSSDEDRYQFMNCRRSFSDQVSCAPICQNRTKTTQTRRIVEDLDPDEDLWLRMQDEARSDIDDEPILSNYYHTSILSHASLESALVHHLSVKLSNSSLSSATLVDIFMGVFAHDQEVVRAVKDDLRAVKERDPACVSYSHCLLNFKGFLACQAHRAAHKLWSQGRKVLALLIQNRVSEVFAVDIHPGAKIGSGILLDHATGLVVGETAVIGNDVSILHSVTLGGTGKASGDRHPKIGDGVLIGAGTCILGNIRIGEGAKVGAGSVVIKDVPARTTVVGNPARLIGGKNPVKLDTMPSSTMDHTSNIAEWCDYVI from the coding sequence atgaaAGTTCCAGTCTTTAATCGGGCCCTATATAAGGCTTCTCCCGCTCTCTCAACTCCCAAACTCCTCCTCCTCTCACCCCACTTCTATATCCactcaaatcttcaaaaccccTCCACTCCCATGGCTGCCTGCATCGATACTCAGACCAACCAACTTTCTCGGGATCCAAACAGGTCCAGTTCTGACGAAGACCGCTACCAATTCATGAACTGCCGCCGCAGCTTCTCCGATCAAGTTTCCTGCGCACCCATTTGCCAGAATCGCACGAAAACCACTCAGACGCGCAGAATCGTGGAGGATCTCGACCCAGATGAAGATCTATGGCTCAGAATGCAGGACGAAGCTCGCTCGGATATTGATGATGAACCCATCTTGTCAAATTACTATCACACTTCGATTCTATCACATGCTTCTCTTGAAAGTGCTTTGGTCCACCATCTATCCGTGAAATTAAGCAATTCCAGCCTATCCTCTGCGACCCTAGTGGATATTTTCATGGGGGTGTTCGCACATGACCAGGAAGTGGTCAGGGCCGTGAAGGATGATCTGAGGGCGGTGAAGGAGCGGGACCCAGCTTGCGTTAGTTACTCTCACTGCCTGTTGAATTTCAAAGGGTTTCTTGCGTGCCAAGCCCACCGTGCGGCGCACAAATTGTGGTCGCAGGGGAGGAAGGTCCTGGCTTTGCTGATTCAGAACAGAGTATCCGAGGTTTTCGCTGTGGACATTCACCCGGGGGCGAAAATCGGAAGCGGGATACTGCTGGATCACGCCACCGGGCTCGTGGTGGGAGAGACGGCGGTGATTGGAAACGATGTGTCAATTCTGCATAGTGTGACTTTGGGAGGGACTGGAAAGGCATCCGGGGACCGGCACCCGAAAATTGGGGATGGGGTGCTGATTGGGGCAGGGACTTGTATTTTGGGGAACATTAGGATTGGGGAAGGGGCCAAGGTTGGGGCTGGGTCTGTGGTGATAAAGGATGTGCCGGCGAGGACGACGGTGGTTGGGAATCCGGCCAGGTTGATTGGAGGGAAAAATCCAGTTAAGTTGGATACGATGCCTAGTTCGACTATGGACCATACTTCTAATATAGCTGAGTGGTGTGATTATGTTATTTAA